The following are from one region of the Nicotiana tabacum cultivar K326 chromosome 3, ASM71507v2, whole genome shotgun sequence genome:
- the LOC107828220 gene encoding uncharacterized protein LOC107828220: MISFTFHRLYRFYHLTASTTLLNGLLFTQSHHIFTFYPSWRHSKIDHFTTNSLPLSPSDFDSVVKRVCSLVCESYCKIQENSHFKSTAPKLKLPIDSEYLTQEQAITVVASLADEGGSMLALSFFYWAIGYYKFRHFMRLYIVLAMYLIKNGNFERAHEVMHFMLRNFGEIGMLKEAIDMVFEMQNQGLVLNAQSLNSVVSVATEMGHVDMAEKVFGEMCDRGVCPDSFCFESMVVAYCRMGRVAEADRWLSAMLERGFLVDNATCTLITSVFCEKGSVNRALKIFNHLVELGLAPNVINYTCLINGLCKKGIIKHAFELLEEMVRKGLKPNVFTHTALIDGLCKKGWMDKAFRLFLKLVKSDNYKPNVHTYTAIIAGYCKQEKLNRAEMLLSRMQEQGLVPNANTYTALVDGYCKVGNFDTAFEFLRVMDEKGLAPGIFTYNTVIDGLCKKGRVEEAYKMLKKGLQSGISPDLVTYTILISQSCKLADNRQAFALFSKMVKAGISPDMHTYTTLIAALCRQKKMKDSEKLFDDAVILGLIPTKETCTSMICGYCRDKNVAMAKKHFQRMGKYGCVPDNLTYGALISGLCKESKLDEARELYNSMTDKGIPPCEVTRLTLAYEYCKNNEPTIAMDLLDRLDKKLWIRTVCTLVRKLCSEKNVDVAALFFHKLLGKQQSVDRVTLAAFMSACYESNNYDLVSSMNERITKDFGESMAE; this comes from the exons ATGATTTCCTTTACATTTCATCGTCTCTACAGATTTTACCACTTAACAGCTTCTACCACACTCCTCAATGGCCTCCTTTTCACCCAATCTCACCACATCTTCACTTTTTATCCCTCTTGGCGCCATTCCAAAATTGACCATTTCACAACAAACTCATTGCCTTTATCTCCTTCAGATTTTGATTCAGTTGTCAAAAGGGTCTGTTCTTTAGTGTGTGAATCATATTgcaaaattcaagaaaatagCCATTTCAAATCCACAGCTCCCAAGTTGAAACTGCCTATAGATTCTGAGTATTTGACTCAAGAACAGGCTATAACAGTTGTTGCCTCTCTTGCTGATGAGGGAGGCTCAATGCTGGCATTGAGTTTCTTTTATTGGGCAATTGGGTATTATAAATTCAGGCAttttatgaggctttatatagtttTAGCTATGTATTTGATTAAAAATGGAAACTTTGAGAGAGCCCATGAAGTAATGCATTTTATGTTAAGGAATTTCGGTGAAATTGGAATGTTGAAAGAGGCTATAGATATGGTGTTTGAGATGCAAAATCAAGGGTTGGTTTTGAATGCTCAGAGTTTGAATTCTGTTGTTAGTGTTGCTACTGAGATGGGCCATGTTGACATGGCAGAGAAGGTGTTCGGTGAAATGTGTGACAGAGGAGTGTGTCCTGATTCTTTTTGTTTCGAGTCAATGGTTGTTGCTTATTGTAGGATGGGAAGAGTTGCAGAGGCTGATAGGTGGCTGAGTGCAATGCTAGAAAGGGGGTTTCTTGTTGATAATGCGACGTGCACTTTGATCACGAGTGTTTTCTGCGAAAAGGGGTCTGTTAATAGAGCATTGAAGATTTTTAATCACCTGGTTGAATTGGGGTTGGCTCCAAATGTTATCAATTATACGTGTTTGATAAATGGATTGTGTAAAAAAGGCATAATTAAGCATGCGTTCGAGTTGTTAGAGGAAATGGTTAGAAAAGGTTTAAAACCAAATGTTTTCACTCACACTGCATTGATTGACGGTCTTTGCAAGAAGGGCTGGATGGATAAAgcatttagactattcttaaagcTTGTGAAGAGTGACAACTACAAGCCCAATGTGCATACTTATACAGCCATTATAGCTGGATATTGCAAACAGGAAAAATTGAATCGAGCAGAGATGCTTTTGAGCAGAATGCAAGAACAAGGGTTGGTCCCTAACGCCAACACCTACACTGCTCTCGTTGATGGGTACTGTAAAGTGGGGAACTTTGATACTGCTTTTGAATTCTTGCGTGTGATGGATGAAAAAGGTTTGGCACCAGGCATTTTCACGTATAACACAGTCATTGATGGTCTTTGTAAAAAGGGAAGGGTTGAAGAAGCTTATAAGATGCTGAAGAAAGGTCTGCAAAGTGGAATCTCTCCAGATTTAGTGACTTACACCATTCTCATATCTCAGAGCTGCAAGCTAGCAGATAACAGACAAGCTTTTGCCCTTTTCAGTAAGATGGTCAAAGCTGGTATCAGCCCTGATATGCATACATACACCACATTAATTGCTGCCTTGTGTaggcaaaagaaaatgaaagacagTGAAAAGCTCTTTGATGATGCTGTAATTTTAGGTTTGATACCTACCAAAGAGACTTGTACTTCAATGATATGCGGATATTGCAGAGATAAAAATGTGGCCATGGCCAAGAAACACTTCCAGAGAATGGGAAAATATGGTTGTGTACCTGATAACCTCACTTATGGTGCTCTGATTAGTGGGCTTTGTAAGGAGTCAAAGTTGGATGAAGCTAGAGAACTTTACAATTCAATGACTGATAAAGGGATTCCACCATGTGAAGTAACACGGCTGACTTTAGCTTATGAGTATTGCAAGAACAATGAACCAACCATTGCCATGGACCTCTTAGATAGATTAGACAAAAAACTTTGGATTCGAACTGTATGTACCCTAGTCAGGAAGCTTTGCAGTGAAAAAAATGTGGATGTAGCTGCTCTATTTTTCCATAAACTGTTGGGCAAACAACAGAGTGTGGATCGAGTAACTCTTGCAGCCTTTATGTCTGCATGCTATGAAAGCAATAACTATGACCTTGTGTCCAGTATGAATGAAAGGATAACAAAAGATTTTG GAGAATCTATGGCAGAGTGA